In bacterium, the following proteins share a genomic window:
- a CDS encoding helix-turn-helix transcriptional regulator, giving the protein MSLASIVREARRRAGLTQAELADRAGVPKSTVGRIESGTRRPSTDLVERLVRAAGLEVTVSLSESDPGTDSMFERTLRRTPAQRLTDATRAARFVLRGRREIAAAADG; this is encoded by the coding sequence ATGTCGCTGGCGAGCATCGTCCGGGAGGCTCGACGCCGCGCAGGGCTCACACAGGCGGAGCTTGCGGACCGGGCGGGGGTTCCCAAATCCACGGTGGGCCGGATCGAGTCCGGAACGCGAAGGCCTTCGACCGACCTCGTGGAACGGCTCGTGCGGGCCGCCGGACTCGAGGTCACGGTCTCGCTCTCCGAGTCCGACCCCGGCACGGATTCGATGTTCGAACGCACGCTTCGTCGCACACCCGCACAGCGGCTCACCGATGCGACCCGAGCGGCGCGCTTCGTGTTGCGCGGCAGGCGCGAAATCGCAGCCGCGGCCGATGGCTAG